The following coding sequences are from one Psychrobacter sp. AH5 window:
- a CDS encoding RDD family protein — protein sequence MPKSKNRGTTKTRSTQSRAISQQAVVEEPTIAKPATRLAAIVYDGMLILALLFLVGTILTVIGTLLTMQTGTDSAQAQSLPVWYQNAVMTPSFILTLVGFYGLFWRRGGQTLGMQTWRLKTVNDSGHLLTWGQSFKRIMAASLMPLIFGIIGSLIGGSRAIILTSAFLGLMFNYAFCLFNSRGLAIQDMISNTITLKMPKTENESLWRVIRNRKS from the coding sequence ATGCCAAAAAGTAAAAACAGAGGCACTACCAAAACTAGATCTACACAGTCTCGCGCCATTTCACAGCAGGCGGTAGTAGAGGAGCCTACTATCGCCAAGCCGGCGACTAGACTTGCGGCTATCGTCTATGATGGCATGCTGATATTAGCGTTATTGTTTTTGGTCGGTACTATACTGACAGTGATAGGGACGCTGCTCACTATGCAAACGGGCACGGACTCCGCACAAGCTCAGTCGTTACCGGTTTGGTATCAAAACGCGGTGATGACGCCGTCATTTATTCTAACGCTAGTGGGCTTTTATGGGCTGTTTTGGCGCCGTGGTGGTCAAACTTTAGGCATGCAAACTTGGCGTCTAAAAACCGTTAATGATTCAGGCCATCTGCTAACTTGGGGACAGTCGTTTAAACGTATAATGGCGGCAAGCCTAATGCCGCTGATCTTTGGTATTATCGGTAGTCTAATCGGCGGCTCACGCGCTATTATCTTAACTAGCGCGTTTTTGGGACTGATGTTCAATTATGCTTTTTGTCTATTTAATAGTCGCGGCTTAGCCATTCAAGATATGATCTCTAATACTATCACCCTAAAGATGCCAAAGACTGAAAACGAAAGCCTATGGCGAGTGATTAGAAATAGAAAAAGCTAG
- the pth gene encoding aminoacyl-tRNA hydrolase yields MAIKLIVGLGNPGEQYMFTRHNAGFWFVQHIAHHFNIELSPDKKFHGVTGRGQVHGHDVRLLLPLTFMNKSGQSVVPMVNYYNIANDELLIAHDELDIDAGSIKLKTAGGHGGHNGLRDITPHIGNDFHRLRVGIGHPGHKSRVTGHVLSKPGADEQIAIESALSAAFAALPLLLDGDIEKARSQINSFKLPE; encoded by the coding sequence ATGGCGATAAAACTAATCGTTGGTTTGGGTAATCCGGGTGAGCAGTACATGTTCACTCGCCATAATGCTGGATTTTGGTTTGTGCAGCATATTGCTCATCATTTCAATATCGAGCTCTCCCCTGACAAAAAGTTCCACGGTGTCACCGGACGCGGGCAAGTACACGGTCATGATGTGCGCTTACTGCTGCCACTGACCTTTATGAATAAATCCGGGCAGTCAGTTGTACCGATGGTGAATTATTATAATATCGCTAATGATGAGCTACTTATCGCTCATGATGAGCTTGATATCGATGCTGGTAGTATTAAATTAAAAACCGCTGGCGGCCACGGCGGTCATAATGGTCTGCGTGATATTACCCCGCATATCGGTAATGACTTTCATCGTTTGCGTGTCGGTATTGGTCATCCGGGTCATAAGTCTCGCGTGACCGGTCATGTACTCTCAAAACCTGGGGCCGATGAGCAAATCGCTATCGAAAGTGCTTTGAGCGCTGCTTTTGCAGCATTGCCCCTGCTATTGGACGGTGATATCGAAAAAGCGCGCTCACAAATCAATAGCTTTAAATTACCTGAGTAA
- a CDS encoding calcium/sodium antiporter yields the protein MWLAIIAVVVGLAILVWSADVFIDGAVVLAKKFSVPSFLIGVVILGLGTSAPEMVVSALAALEGSPELALGNAYGSNIINIALVLGATVLISPILIRKSIINRDMPLLLLVTGVAAWQLGDGVLSSTDGIILIALLVVVLGIQIVLSLREGHHEHEGDGVVEAAEQEHSVARGLGGLFIGMLVLIMSSRAIVWGAVELATLWGLSELIIGLTIVAVGTSLPELVASISAARKGEHDMALGNIIGSNIFNTLAVVGLAALIAPITPNAMILSRDILAMGLLTLLLFAMCLFAFKTKRSFGRSSGATLVLFFAGYTLWLIQTASM from the coding sequence ATGTGGTTAGCAATTATTGCAGTAGTAGTGGGCTTAGCCATCTTGGTTTGGAGTGCTGATGTTTTTATTGATGGCGCTGTAGTATTAGCAAAAAAATTCAGCGTGCCCAGTTTTTTGATTGGGGTAGTGATTTTAGGTTTAGGTACCTCAGCGCCTGAGATGGTCGTCTCAGCATTAGCGGCCTTAGAAGGAAGCCCTGAGCTGGCTTTGGGTAACGCTTATGGTTCTAATATTATCAATATCGCCTTAGTACTAGGCGCTACGGTTTTGATAAGTCCTATCTTAATCCGCAAAAGCATTATCAATCGTGATATGCCTTTACTGCTATTAGTCACAGGTGTGGCAGCCTGGCAGTTAGGTGACGGTGTTTTGAGTAGTACCGACGGCATCATTCTAATAGCATTATTAGTCGTGGTGTTGGGCATTCAAATTGTCTTAAGCTTACGTGAAGGTCATCATGAGCATGAAGGTGATGGCGTAGTAGAAGCCGCTGAGCAAGAGCATAGCGTGGCACGTGGCTTAGGTGGATTGTTCATTGGAATGTTAGTGCTGATAATGAGCTCACGCGCCATTGTTTGGGGCGCGGTGGAGCTGGCAACGCTGTGGGGGCTTAGCGAGCTGATTATCGGCTTGACAATCGTCGCTGTCGGCACATCACTACCTGAGCTGGTAGCTAGTATATCTGCGGCGCGTAAAGGCGAGCATGACATGGCTTTAGGTAATATAATTGGTTCCAACATCTTTAATACTTTGGCCGTAGTCGGTCTAGCTGCGCTTATAGCTCCTATCACGCCTAATGCTATGATCTTATCGCGTGACATATTGGCAATGGGTTTGCTGACGTTGCTGCTATTTGCAATGTGTCTATTTGCCTTCAAAACCAAGCGCAGCTTTGGTCGCAGCTCAGGCGCAACGTTAGTGCTATTCTTTGCCGGTTATACTCTTTGGTTAATCCAAACAGCCTCTATGTAG
- the panD gene encoding aspartate 1-decarboxylase, whose amino-acid sequence MLLNMLKCKLHRARVTHAELHYEGSCGIDGDLLDLAGLRENESIDIYNVTNGKRFRTYAIRAEAGSGIISLNGAAAHMADLGDIVIICAYAHFDEVEASTYQPRLVYCNEDNTVKDTANIIPVQVA is encoded by the coding sequence ATGCTACTTAATATGCTTAAATGCAAATTGCACCGTGCTCGCGTTACTCATGCCGAGCTTCATTATGAAGGCTCATGTGGTATCGACGGTGATTTATTAGATCTCGCTGGTCTACGCGAAAATGAATCCATCGATATCTATAATGTCACTAACGGCAAGCGTTTTCGCACTTACGCTATTCGTGCTGAAGCAGGCTCTGGTATTATCTCGTTGAACGGAGCAGCGGCGCACATGGCAGATTTGGGCGATATCGTGATTATCTGTGCCTACGCGCATTTTGATGAAGTGGAAGCGTCGACTTATCAGCCAAGATTAGTCTATTGTAATGAGGATAATACCGTCAAAGACACGGCAAATATTATTCCGGTGCAAGTAGCATAA